The following are encoded in a window of Myxocyprinus asiaticus isolate MX2 ecotype Aquarium Trade chromosome 17, UBuf_Myxa_2, whole genome shotgun sequence genomic DNA:
- the LOC127455590 gene encoding mitoregulin-like codes for MADVSERTLQVAILASFAVGFVAGWQANRMRRRFLDWRKKRLQDKLAETQKKLDLS; via the coding sequence ATGGCTGATGTGTCGGAGAGGACGTTACAGGTCGCCATTCTCGCTTCTTTTGCGGTTGGCTTTGTAGCCGGCTGGCAGGCAAACAGAATGCGAAGAAGGTTCTTGGACTGGCGGAAGAAGCGGTTACAGGATAAACTCGCAGAAACACAAAAGAAGCTGGATCTGTCGTGA